A single Ptiloglossa arizonensis isolate GNS036 chromosome 2, iyPtiAriz1_principal, whole genome shotgun sequence DNA region contains:
- the Lama gene encoding phospholipase B domain containing lamina ancestor, with protein sequence MLKVVGASWLQTRISTYILITVALLGIGAIILGEFGHVEQDGTYSATVTWNHKGGYRIDFWGQGNDLTAVPLHAARAYYKTGIFEHGWSYIEIETSSKYPDTVQAYAAGLLEGSLTWQLIHHHWYNTVKAECETKAAECRKLTRYLRDNTAVIRERAELLDSTDPFWHMVRLFYTQLDGLEAGWKFAVRRSRVSVSLESEDFLWLALASDIPGFQQVFNISDIPMNSMIYFKSLPRDNLEPLIVIGHNTAASYTQMLRLVKKYTFGYHMLPSLKTAALIPSRSIVMSSYPGALSSRDEFYIMRGENRELIVTGTSLLTTNQSEWSFLHPKDHVMLSVRLMTANRLATNGQSWFDTIYHQNGGASAIQWITFEPRSTTILLVEQLPSVTVAMNYTKEFKKAGYISYVGISNFPNVNDIVQPAKKDINAWKTRLARLQENITTFGQFRNMMRGCSQEDCTAKNQNSKLDPLQELTYRGDLEDEPLSYGIIDTKILTIDTDGFEVFETISGPATSQSRIPFKWSERFPNISHVGHPDTLNFESVTPKWVWV encoded by the exons ATGCTGAAGGTAGTAGGAGCTTCCTGGTTGCAGACACGCATTTCCACTTACATCCTGATCACCGTAGCTCTGCTTGGAATTGGGGCTATCATTCTCGGCGAATTCGGACA TGTTGAACAAGATGGTACTTATTCAGCTACCGTAACGTGGAACCATAAAGGAGGATACCGTATTGACTTTTGGGGCCAAGGCAATGATTTAACTGCCGTGCCACTACACGCCGCTCGCGCTTattataaaactggaattttcgAGCACGG ATGGTCTTATATTGAAATAGAAACGTCATCAAAATATCCAGACACTGTACAAGCATACGCCGCCGGTCTATTAGAAGGCAGCCTCACTTGGCAATTAATTCATCACCATTGGTACAATACCGTTAAAGCCGAATGCGAGACAAAAGCTGCCGAGTGCCGAAAGTTAACACGATATCTTCGAGACAACACTGCCGTCATCCGTGAACGCGCTGAACTATTGGATTCTACGGATCCTTTTTGGCAtatg GTACGATTGTTTTACACGCAATTAGATGGTTTGGAAGCTGGTTGGAAATTCGCTGTACGTCGAAGCCGTGTATCCGTGTCACTGGAATCAGAGGATTTCCTTTGGCTCGCTCTAGCTTCCGATATACCTGGCTTTCAACAAGTGTTCAATATTTCAGACATTCCTATGAATTCCATGATCTATTTCAAATCACTTCCAAGAGACAATTTAGAACCCTTAATCGTAATTGGTCATAACACCGCTGCATC gTACACTCAAATGTTACGACTAGTAAAGAAATATACTTTCGGTTATCATATGTTGCCCTCGTTGAAAACTGCTGCATTGATTCCTAGTCGATCAATAGTAATGTCGTCTTATCCAGGAGCATTGTCATCGCGGGATGAATTTTATATAATGCGCGGTGAAAATCGTGAATTGATTGTTACTGGAACATCCTTATTAACAACAAATCAGAGTGAAtggagtttcttacatccaaaagatCAT GTGATGCTGTCTGTGAGATTAATGACAGCAAATCGTTTGGCAACAAATGGCCAATCTTGGTTTGATACTATATATCATCAAAATGGTGGTGCTTCTGCAATACAATGGATCACCTTTGAGCCACGTTCTACAACTATATTATTAGTAGAACAATTACCAAGCGTTACCGTCGCTATGAATTACACGAAGGAATTCAAGAAAGCCGGTTACATATCTTATGTCGGTATATCGAACTTTCCTAACGTCAACGATATCGTACAACCTGCAAAAAAGGATATAAACGCTTGGAAGACACGTTTAGCGCGTTTACAAGAGAACATCACCACATTCGGACAATTTCGGAACATGATGCGTGGATGCAGCCAGGAAGATTGCACTGCCAAAAATCAAAATTCTAAACTGGATCCATTGCAAGAATTGACCTACCGCGGAGATTTGGAAGACGAACCGTTATCGTACGGTATTATAGACACGAAAATTTTGACCATCGATACCGACGGTTTCGAAGTGTTCGAAACTATTTCGGGGCCTGCTA